The following are encoded in a window of Leptodactylus fuscus isolate aLepFus1 chromosome 9, aLepFus1.hap2, whole genome shotgun sequence genomic DNA:
- the LOC142218842 gene encoding quinone oxidoreductase-like encodes MASVARFMRTIRVSEFGKSDVLKLLTDAPVPSPGEKQVLIRVHACGINPVDTYIRAGAYARKPSLPYTPGSDVSGVVEEVGQNVTAFKKGDRVFTTSTITGGYAEYTVASEETVYQLPKQLSFKQGAAISVPYFTAFRALFQKAHGKAGEVVLIHGASGGVGIAACQIARAYGFKVFGTAGSPEGLNLVLQNGAHQAFNHREKDYIEKIQEAAGAEGVNVILEMLSNVNLSNDLKLLSYGGRVVIVGCRGSIEINPRDTMAKESSIIGVSLFSSTKDEWKEAAAALYGGMESGWLKPLIGPEYPLEKAPQAHEDIIQTSGATGKMIFVL; translated from the exons ATGGCTTCCGTGGCAAGGTTCATGCGAACAATCCGGGTCTCGGAGTTTGGTAAATCTGATGTTCTGAAGCTCCTTACGGATGCGCCAGTGCCGTCACCGGGGGAGAAACAG GTCTTGATCCGGGTGCACGCCTGCGGAATTAACCCTGTGGACACTTACATCCGAGCTGGCGCCTATGCCCGGAAACCAAGCTTACCCTACACGCCCGGCAGTGATGTATCAGGAGTGGTGGAGGAAGTTGGTCAAAACGTCACTGCATTCAAG AAAGGCGATCGCGTCTTCACCACATCTACAATCACAGGGGGATATGCAGAGTATACGGTCGCCTCCGAAGAGACGGTTTATCAACTCCCCAAACAGCTGAGCTTTAAGCAAGGAGCGGCCATATCCGTTCCCTATTTCACCGCCTTCAGGGCTCTGTTTCAAAA AGCACACGGTAAAGCCGGGGAGGTGGTCCTCATACACGGTGCCAGTGGGGGG GTGGGCATAGCGGCGTGTCAGATCGCCAGGGCCTATGGATTCAAGGTGTTTGGCACTGCAGGCAGCCCTGAAGGGTTAAATCTGGTTTTACAAAATGGCGCCCACCAAGCGTTCAACCACAGAGAGAAGGATTATATCGAGAAGATCCAG gaggctgctggagctgaaggggttaatgtcatccTGGAGATGTTGTCCAATGTTAACCTCAGCAATGACCTGAAGCTCCTATCATATGGTGGCCGAGTGGTT ATTGTCGGCTGCCGAGGCTCTATTGAAATTAACCCCAGAGACACAATGGCCAAGGAGTCCAGTATCATCGGAGTCTCATTGTTTAGCTCCACTAAG GATGAGTGGAAGGAGGCCGCAGCTGCTCTATATGGGGGAATGGAGAGCGGATGGCTAAAACCATTGATCGGGCCTGAGTATCCACTGGAGAAAGCCCCTCAGGCCCATGAGGACATCATCCAGACCAGCGGTGCCACCGGCAAGATGATCTTTGTACTGTGA